GGCGGCAGCCAGCTTGGCCCAGGTCGAAttttctgataccaatttgatGTAGCCTAAGTACTAAAAGGAGAGAATTTCTAAGAAACTAacaaagtctttattattaaaatgAGAAGATATGTAATACAAGGGGAGGGGAGTCTTTGTTTATAGAGAATTACATGAATCCTAAAATGATACTCAAAAGAGATTAACGCTAATCATCTCTAGTGACTACAACTCTAAAGACCAACTTAGTTGAtcatacacaaaaaaaaaaaaaaagaaaaaaaaaaaacaaaaacaaaaaaaacttggCCGGGGAAAGtgttttaaatacaaaattgaaattattaattCGTAGTATTTAATAGTTGtcttatataataatttaatattaatagaaaTATTTTGAGCATATAGCCAAACCAAACAAATTTTggataaaaacacttttaagaaaatataaccAAACacatttgtatttttatttgtaacaaatttttttaaaaagtttttaaatgCAAATgacattttgaaaagaaaaaaaatgaaaaaccattTCATTACATCTACAGAGGCTCTCCACTTCTGTATTCGGCACCCGACGATTCTAAAGATATACCcctttaaaatcaattattaaGGACAAATGAGCTCTAGATAACTCCATGATGGTATGATTTGTTTTGGGCATAAATCCTCTTTGACACGCAGGTTTGAAATCTCAAGCCTGAAGGATTGAGCTAGGAGGTTAGGTAGCCAGGATTTAAGAACACTGTGTTTGGAGTGCAAGATTTGAAAGTTTGGGTTTAAGAAGTCCATGTTTGGAGTGCAGACTTAAGTAGCCTGGAAATAAAGTGCAGATTTATAAATCTTtagtttgtaaaatattttcttgtatttaatcactggttagattttaaattagtttaaatttgtcatcttaattattttaatatatttaagtttaaaataaactaaaaaatttagaataatattttatttaaaaaatgaaatagaaattttgactaaaattataattttatttaatttattgtttcgataatttgatattttaattttactagattttgaaataaaatttcatagacttttatcactttaactaatttgaaaataatcaaaattttttttaccataatacACTAacttaaattgaaataaactagtattttttagattcaattattgaaaaagtatatattttttttttatcaaattacatttgcggaataaaacatcataaattttgagttttagtttttatttggtcgctgagttgttttaaacattttaaacctttacatttacaaaataattttaagtcTTCAAGCTAGTTAAATTgaccaaaggaaaaaaaatgaaaatgatattaaattaaattagggttttCTACACATAcaacctaaataaatatatctatacaaTTGCAGTCTAATGACATGTTTGGAATCACTTAGAAAAAAACatctttcaaaaattcattttgatttaaacacttttgatgaaaactccttaaaataaaaaacacacatGTATTGCAATTCTTtcttgaaagtatttttatatacaaatttgtctagtttattatatactaagagtgtttttattaatgtttctCAAGGTTGGCTAGTGGCGGTCGTCGGAGGTGGCAGTCAAAGTTTGGCCGACGAAGTTGGTGGTCGTAATTTCGCTAGTGTTGAAGGAAAGGGGTTGCTAGAGATTGGCCGAAAACAATCAACGAGGTGGTGTCCAGAGGTTGACTAATGACGGTCATCGAGGTGGCGACCAAAGTTAGCTGACGACAGTCGTCGAATGGCAAGCAAAGTTAGCCGACGGTGTCCATCGGAGGTGTCGATTGGAGTTTTCCGGTGGCGTTGGTTGGAGGTGGCAGTCGGAGTTGGCCAACGAAAATCTCCCGAGGGCGACGACCAGAGTTGGACGATAATCGCCAAAGGGTGCCGATTAGAGTTGGCTGGCGGTGGTCACCAAAGGTGGTGTTCGGAGGTTGGTTGACATACTTcttatattaaattagaaaagaaaaacaggGGAGGGGGTAACCCATGGGTTTAAATAGTAGTTTACTATTTAAACCCATGGGAAAAGAATATAGGAAGCCAAGGCTTCCTATATCTAGGAACACGATGACCCGAAAAATCCAATCAACCTAACACAATCTGTACAATTTggattgggttatcaactcatttgggttgggtttagttgatttcaaataaatgaaaattttagaagttgggttggttcatgggttcacctaaaataactcaaaccaacccaaactttttattaacttaaaaatatatCTCTTTTAACTTATGATACaagtatatatacatatatttattttagttttatttaacattattttttatgaataatttaatctccaataaatctgaaaaatagttttttagcacattgaaaagaaattttttcattatataaattgaaattgagttagtaaatcttaattaataaatgaaaataattaaatcaaaattttatgttttaacatTTTActcttctttttagaacaaaaatttaaataaatgactcgagtaacccgaaccaaccgaacccaaaatttcttcaacctaACCCACAAATACCCCTACCTATATCCATGCCCCAAACAATGATTGGGCTTAGGATGTCTAACCCATCCAATCCTAACCCTTAAAACAAACACCCCTAATAGTTTTACTTTTTGTTTCACCCAAAATACCTCATATCATTGGTGGAAATTGTCCTCTCTTATATATCCATGACCATCTTCGTATGTCGTCAATGTGGAACTTTGATTGCATTTCCAACACCGATGTACATGCACAATAAACTATAACGTCTACAATTTGACTTAGATGTCATAAACATCCCTAACTCCTTGATGGCCTACACTTTTGTCTACAATTCATACATTCCACTAATGTGAAAgtatgttacaattttattatttgtatgAAATAAATCTTTTGTCTACCTCAAGTACAATGGTTACATGTAAAAGAATTGTAAAATATATGtgagttttaagttttttttagtacGTAAAGTTTTAAGTTGACATCTCAATTTAGtgttaaaaattttgaaaaaaatatgtgTGCAATTGGAgggttaaataaaaaattaaataaacaaaaaaattcactagaaaatacttttaaaaattacaaaaaaactaTATCAAATACTCTTAGCTTATGAACTCAACTCTCCCAAAAACAATCTTCCTAACTCTATAGACATATTAACTTCGAACTTTAGAACTCAACTGAATACCCCGAACATCCTCATAAACTTTGAAAAGTATCATTTTCACCCTATTCtaaaatttattctaaaaatattcttaaactttaaaattgttcgaaaaaatattattttttatgaagGATAAAAATTGACTTGAAACTTGATATATAAAAATTAGAAGTTGTACTAGAAattacaattatatataaaaaaaaaaatagtatttatttcatctaaaaaaatatcatgTCTGTACTTATAAACAAATATCTTTAACAAGAACTATTTAGAGTAAACTAGAAATTTTTTGTGCTGAATGTAACCATTAACTTTAATTAAtcctttaaaaaaacaaattaataatcccgaggtttgaactttgaacagaGGGAAGTTTTCGTTCTTTGTATACTTTTCCATTAATTCGAGGTTTTTTCTAGGGGAACGCATATCAATTTGTCAATTAAAAACCTAAACAAAttgtatcattttaaatttataagtgtatcaattatatcttttttaaatttcgttcgattaattaaatttttgaattttcataaattaatcaatctAGACTTTTCATTATCATTACTATTTTAAAATCGTTCATGCATTGATTTTCAAATATGTGTAGACTTGTttgttttacaaaataaatgatTATAGTAAATGTATAGatgatttttaaagaaaattttatctaaaaatttaaatttatttatttgtgaaaTATTAGAGTTTAATTACATATATAAGTTTTACACAATTTTTTAGCAGAATATAATAGAGAGTTTGAATTTATACACTTAGAaaagtttaaagtataaattgatttttctttatattttaatttaaagacaTTTTATACAAAGTCAATGTACCACAGACGTCAGTTTATGAGGAAAATATGGTTGTAAATGTAACCCAAACACATGGCGAGTCAGAAATGTTGATAatttaatatagaaaaaaaaaacttgacaCTGCAGTCTTTACTGCATCTAATTAAAAATTGTCATGTGacaatttagaaaaaataattatttatttattattattattattatttaggtaGAGAAATGGGATAGAGCATGGAATTAGATGCAACTATCCTTGCTTATTTAGTATTTACCACGCGGTAAATTTGGaaagtaaaaagtaaaattattttgtaaagaacaagtGAGAGAGATATGTGTAATCATTGTCTCTATTAGTTAGGGTGGGTCAGTCAAGTTTGTCTTCCaagaataaaatatattgtTCGACTTTGTGATATAAAAAATTCTTGAAGCTATGTCCATTATTAACGATCTTCATATATCGGCTCTATTAGTTACTTGAAAGCTTGAGATAAAATTTCACTATTTGACTGTTTATAGGTTATTAAACTTCTAAATAATAAATCAACTAACATTATAAAGATCAAATTTCTCATCAAGGAAGTTAAAAGTTATCACAAGTGTTTAGAAAAATTTCATTCGGTTATACTAATTGTCATCACAATAACTTGATTCACTCTCTTGCATATCGAGTTGTGGAAGAGAACCAAACCTTTTTAAATATGTCCCTAAACTTCAAAAAGTTTCCtttatatccttaaattttgaaatttaatttaacttaatagTTGTGatatgtaaaaaataataataataatagaggAAGTACAaccataatattaaatttctatagATATTTCCACGTTTTCAAGGATTTGATATCGATATCTTCATTATATCACAGAAAAATTTACGAAACATAATAATTAAGCAACCAAATATCACtaatgaaaatataatataaaatagatatttaacttgtttaaaaatcataaaatgtttatttactaagttaagtttattttttgatttttttgtattttttctgAAATATTCATTGAAATCGAAATTTTATCGATGTTTCCATTGaaatttctgtaaaattaaGAACTCGAGATCTTCAtcgacatcgatattttaaaCATTGACTACATTTCAGcaatatagaaaattaaaatattgttaccatttattttatttcaaaagataTTGTTAAGATCATTTacataatcaatttttatatatCAATTATCACATCAATTTATGTGAATGATATTATAAATGAGGTCATACATGTCTTTCAATTTTTACACCAATATTATCTTTtagaattgttttcaaatataagaaaataaattaaaatatttataaatataataaaattttattgtttatctACAATAAATGACGATAATTGTTTTCATATGTATCATGATAAACACATCTATGTCTATAACGGTTATTACAAATagactattatttgtaaatatttttaataattttattatttaaaataatttcttttttttatcatattttaacccaaaaagaaaaaaagaaaaaaaaaatcgcgTGGAAACAAACTGTAAAGTTGGATATCAACGTTAGTAAGcaattcaaaatcaaactttaTAAAGAAAAGATAAGGTTGATAGTGAAAACCCGCACATAGTGCATTTGattcatttctcttctttccttaccAGCCAAATCCAATGGCGACGCCTGTGAAAGTGTACGGACCGCCGTTGTCCACCGCCGTGTCCAGAGTCCTGGCCTGTCTTCTCGAGAAGGACGTCCAGTTTGAGCTCTTACCGATGAACATGGCGAAAGGAGAACACAAGCGCCCTGAATATCTCAAGATTCAGGTACATTTTCAATCTTCTTCTGAAAATCTCTGTATAAATCTCATTTTACTCATCGATGTCGATTCAACAGCCATTCGGCCAAGTCCCTGCGTTCCAAGACGAAAGCATCTCTCTCTTCGGTAATTGACACTCGATTCGCCCTTTCGATCTTCCAATTTCATCTCCTAAACTTGAGATTGTTCGTCGATAACTAAACCTAGGGTTTCCGATTATGCGATTTGTGATTCGGCGCAGAATCCAGAGCAATCTGCCGCTACATTTGCGAAAAGCACGCAGAAAAAGGGAATAAAGGACTGTACGGGCTGGATCAGTTAGGGAAAGCTTCGATCGACGGATGGCTTGAAGCGGAGGGGCAAAATTTCAATCCAGCGAGCTCGATTCTGGTTTTTCAACTGGCTTTTGCGCCGAGGATGAAGGTGCCGCAGGATGAGAAGGCGATTAAGCAGAACGAGGAGAAGCTGTCGAAGGTGCTCGATGTGTACGAGCAGAGGCTGGGGGAGAGTCGGTTTTTGGCCGGAGATGAGTTCTCGTTGGCCGATCTTTCTCATTTGCCCAACGGTCATTACCTGGTGAATGTGACGGACAGGGCGGAGCTTTTCACGTCTAGGAAGAACGTGGAGCGGTGGTGGAATGAGATCTCCGGCCGGGAATCCTGGAAGGAGGTGGTTGAATTGCAGAACAAGGCATCTTCGTGAGTTTTGTTTTCCTGTATTTTGATCGAGTAATTGTGCCGTTTGAGGCTCTGAATCTTGTTGGAATAAATGGTATTTGAATAATCCATGTTCTTCATTTCTCTAAGTTAAATGTagcaaatatttgaaaaatcgCCCAACTATTTGAATATTACGATTTagtcttttaaaataaattttagtcatgtaattttgtttgttatatgattctaaaaaaagtaatttcgAGAGAAATTAAAGTGTTTGTCAATTGCACAAAATAGTTTCTAACAGTATTTTAGAACGtttatcaaaattataaatataaatgaattttttgaaaaacactttcAATCCAAACAAGTCCTTACTGATTCTGATTAgttatgtttaaattgataatacTATGGGGAGTAAATTCAATGAGTCAATTACTAACCCAAGTAATTAAAGAGGGGAATGTGGTGCCTGGCTATGGGGGGTTATCGGATCTTCCAAGGGGATCATGATGGCCTCTATGTTTGAGTTTCGAAATATTTCTTAGAATCCGGCAAGTGTTGAAGTCGTTGCTAACTACGAAGGTCTTGGTTGGCAACAAGAATGGATTTGTCTTGAATGCTTATGGTGTCAGATTCTCTGGTTATTGTTCAGATGAAAAAATGGCAGTATGAAAGTCATGTTGGAGTTGTTACCTTACATCGATGAGATAAAGTTGATTGTTGCTTCTTTTTATTCAGTTAAGTTCAAACATGTTCCTCATTGCCCAAATTCTAGAGCGTATGAATTAGCAAGACTTgatggatcaggttcgagtgtATTATGGCTCCATTGCTTTCTTCCATGAGTTATTTCTTTGTACttgaagtaattttttttattattatttattttgttggccattcatatatatatgtacatacTAACTCAAGTAATTAGATATTAGATGAAGTAAAATTACCACTCTTAATTCGAGGATGATTTTATCACTAACTATTGCCAATTCAGCTCtaatatttgttgaaaaaataaagttttagactctgtttatttgatttttgggttttttttttctaaattaagcatataaacaccaattccatctccaaatttcttcttttgttattaaCTTTTtaccaaaaatttaaaaaacaaaaccaaattttgaaaactaaaaaaaagagtagtttttaaaaaattacttttatttttggaatttagttaATAATTCAATCATAATACTTaaaaaatcattgtaagaaatagagaggaaatagacttaattttcaaaaacaaaaaataaaaaacgaaataattatcaaaaagaACAATAAAATAATCTCTATTTAGATACATACACATTTACCTTACAGATTTAATATTTTGCCGGCTTTCACAAAAAATAGGTTATATATAGTGCGTGAGTagaaatggaaaataaatttaataaactcAAAACActacaacaaatttaaaaattcttcttttttgtGTTCCGTCTTTTCCGGGTGTTGTCCTCGGTTTGTGGGGTTTGTTTTGATTTGTGACAATTTTTCTGGACGGTTATTATGTTTTCTTTTACTATGATTTTGGATCTCTAATTCTTTTAAGAGTTCAGTCTTTGTTGTTGTTTTAGTTATTGTGGTGCCTTGATCCTGGACTGTGAGATCCTTTTAttattgtataataatattacctattaaaaaaaattaaaacttctcAAGAGAATTGAAATATAATGGACACATGAAAAATTTTGGAACAGAAGACATACTCcaggaaaagagaaaaaataggaCTCCAATTATtctaaacttaaattttgtaataaaaataataaaagtgtAGGTCAATTCAACCTTGGAATTGTAACACTaagaaattttctttaaaaaaaataacatgaaaaaTACTAATTTGATATCaaaccattttagttttttttctttttttgggtaCCTTTAAAGTATTTGTCACATTCTAAATAACATGAATTTGAGAGTTGCAGTCTTGAGAAATAGAGTTTTAGTTACAATAATGTTCTTTAGAATGAAAGTCACACACTAAAAGAAAAGTCCGCCGTctcattaattttgaaaatttattacattagattttttttttcttttaaaaatggtcaagaaagaaagCTTCAAGAGATGAATACGTTTGTGAGAAAAAATAATGAGAATAAGTAGGTGGTTGTTAGagtattaaatagaaaaataaaggaaactatttatacaaaatagtaaaatttaatcttatttgatagagactgatagaaGTATATCATTAATACTATATGATAGACgctaatagaagtttatcagtgtctatcagtgatggaAACTGATAGAagactatcattgatactatgtaATATccgctaatagaagtctatcaatatctatcaattttttttttactattttagtAAATAATGTGACATTTTTTCTCTCTGTAAaaatttctctatttattataaatgtaaaTAGCACTTTAGTATTTAATATTGATGTAATACTATTTTATATTATGGTAATTCGTTTTAAgttatttcatatataaaattCCAATGGGTCTCCTTAGTTGGTAGTATATAGGTTTGTTATCCTTACTATCGTAAAATAGTTCGAAATTCTAATACAATCTCCACCATCTTTTCTAAGATCCCATTTggataataattttgttttttatttttattttttaaaataaatttataaatactatttctattttcaaatttcttcttttattatctactcTCAAtcgatggtttaaaaaatccagccaaattttgagaactaaaaaaaagtatactTTCAAAAacgttgtttttgtttttggaatttgaccaAGAATTTAAGCATTGTAGTTAAAACAGATACAAATTATTGTAATAAATATAcatgaaataagcttaattttttaaaaaaaaaaaaaaaaaaaaatcaaatgattatcaaatgggatctaaatttttttttacctctCTTTAAAAATTTTCGATGATTAACAAGAAAATATATACATGAGTTGGTGAAAATTAGGAGATGATCGAAGAAAATAATGACTAAAATTAGGAGATCAAGAAAATGATTGACTTTGTTTGTCATTTCCCTCTTCTTTCTTCATGTCCTACTAGTTTTTGTCCCAAACAAAGTAAAAATCTGGAACCCCAATTTTTGTCAGCATGTGCTTAGATAATATTACGCTCTAGCGAACATTTCTCCATCTTTTTTAAGAGtattttaactaaattttattaaaagaatttaaataaaaatattttttttgaaaaaacatttttctaatcaatccaaaaagatcTTTAATAGTGAGAAGAGGAACAATATTTTAACCAAACTACCagaatttgttattttattgctATGTCACAAATTGCATTGTAATGAGGAAGCTAACTATTAGATAATATAACTAAATATGTCTTCACCTAtcaacttaagcttttgggtcaattgaTGATTTAAGATGGTACCAGAGCAGATTGTGCAAACCCCTAAGcttgttttactagttaattaaatttaagtCATCTTGATTATGAGTAAAAATGTGTATTAACATAAATGGAAAAGGCAGTTAAGTATCTATAGTGAATGATGCGTTTGAAATGTAAGAGAAGacaaattttctaagtgttatgACTATATGCATTCAAGTTGTAGCTTGGTCAACACGCAGAGAAGGGAGAGTAATAATGATAAGTCGTAAAAGGGCAAGAAAATATGTTAAGTGTGGAATGTTGTGTTCTCAAGTGAAGTAGAAGCAAGTTAACACTTAGGAAAGATAGAAGGTTCCATGTGTTGGAACTATAGGGCACCATGCGACCAACTTTGTATGTCATTGATGAGAGCTAAACTAGCAAATGATGTTCCAAAAGTCATGCGTTGAAGGAAGAAGGCTTGGGTGGTTACAAGATCATGCAATCAAGTTTAAGTTGAGGAATTCAGCTTAATTAATATGTAAATAAGCCAAGTGGCAGCCTTACAAACGTCAATAAAGGGATAAGCTTGCCAGGTGGCAATAAATTAAGCAAACTCTTCATgcaaacccaagtataaataggCTTAACTAAGAAGTAGACTGTTTTGCCAAAATTTTCTAACGTCTAAGTGAGGGAATGTTATTACCATCTGAagattttgaaagttgaagaacTCTCGGTTAACTGAAGGAGAATTTGAGGAATTCTAATTGATTCCGAAGAAAATAatgctcaaattttaaggtaagcaaAAGTTAAGATGTTCaggaacattttttttaaggagTTTAGTTAAACAAATGTAGGAATTAAAGTTATAAAGTCTGGGAATTTGAATTTAGAATGATGTTGTGGATGAATAAGCAGGCAGTCACATATGAAGAACAAGCAAGTAGTTGGCTCAGTGATGTTATGCGTTAACGCGTAGAGCATAGCCAATCCACAATGAAGGCAATCTGAGTACATCGCATAGTGGATTTACGTCGCATAGACTGAGAAGTGTTTCAGCGCTTAACTGAGCATCTTGGAAAAAGATCCTCAATTATCTGCCA
This genomic window from Benincasa hispida cultivar B227 chromosome 4, ASM972705v1, whole genome shotgun sequence contains:
- the LOC120075830 gene encoding glutathione S-transferase F11-like — encoded protein: MATPVKVYGPPLSTAVSRVLACLLEKDVQFELLPMNMAKGEHKRPEYLKIQPFGQVPAFQDESISLFESRAICRYICEKHAEKGNKGLYGLDQLGKASIDGWLEAEGQNFNPASSILVFQLAFAPRMKVPQDEKAIKQNEEKLSKVLDVYEQRLGESRFLAGDEFSLADLSHLPNGHYLVNVTDRAELFTSRKNVERWWNEISGRESWKEVVELQNKASS